A region from the Falco rusticolus isolate bFalRus1 chromosome 4, bFalRus1.pri, whole genome shotgun sequence genome encodes:
- the IP6K1 gene encoding inositol hexakisphosphate kinase 1 isoform X2 — protein MCVCQTMEVGKYGKNATRSGDRGVLLEPFIHQVGGHSSMMRYDDHTVCKPLITREQRFYESLPPEMKEFTPEYKGVVSVCFEGDSDGYINLVAYPYVENEALEQDDMPERDQPRRKHSRRSLHRSSSGTEHKEEKPGLASDSTESIQEMKSPRVDLHIHSDVPFQMLDGNSGLSSEKISYNPWSLRCHKQQLSRMRSESKDRKLYKFLLLENVVHHFKLPCVLDLKMGTRQHGDDASEEKAARQMKKCEQSTSATLGVRVCGMQVYQLDTGHYLCRNKYYGRGLSIEGFRNALYQYLHNGIELRKDLFEPVLAKLRSLKAVLERQASYRFYSSSLLIIYDGKDSRAGMFVERRPEMRLKRVDSSLPESLQDGGSMEPSSSAQPKVDVRMIDFAHSTFKGFRDDPTVHDGPDMGYVFGLESLINIMEQMREENQ, from the exons ATGTGTGTTTGTCAAACCATGGAAGTGGGCAAGTATGGCAAGAATGCCACTCGATCCGGAGACCGGGGGGTCCTGCTGGAGCCTTTCATTCACCAGGTGGGCGGCCACAGCAGCATGATGCGCTATGACGACCACACTGTCTGCAAGCCCCTCATTACCAGAGAACAGCGCTTCTATGAATCTCTGCCCCCAGAAATGAAGGAGTTCACACCTGAGTACAAAG GTGTGGTATCTGTCTGTTTTGAGGGGGACAGTGACGGCTACATTAACCTGGTGGCCTATCCCTACGTGGAGAATGAGGCTCTGGAGCAGGATGATATGCCAGAGAGGGACCAGCCACGACGCAAGCACTCACGTCGGAGCCTTCACAGATCAAGCAGCGGCACCGAGCACAAGGAGGAAAAGCCTGGCCTGGCCAGTGACAGCACTGAAAG CATCCAGGAAATGAAGAGTCCCAGGGTGGACTTGCACATCCATTCAGATGTTCCATTTCAGATGTTGGACGGGAACAGCGGTCTGAGCTCTGAAAAGATCAGCTATAACCCCTGGAGCCTGCGCTGTCataagcagcagctgagccgCATGCGATCAGAGTCCAAGGACCGAAAACTCTACA AGTTCCTTTTGCTGGAGAACGTGGTGCATCACTTCAAACTTCCCTGTGTACTTGATCTGAAGATGGGGACCAGGCAGCATGGAGATGATGCATCTGAGGAGAAGGCCGCTCGGCAGATGAAGAAGTGTGAACAGAGCACTTCGGCCACCTTGGGTGTGCGCGTGTGTGGGATGCAG GTCTATCAGCTGGATACAGGGCATTACTTATGCAGGAATAAATACTATGGACGCGGTCTTTCCATTGAGGGCTTCCGCAATGCCCTCTACCAGTATCTCCACAATGGCATTGAGCTGCGCAAGGACCTCTTTGAGCCTGTCCTCGCCAAACTGCGAAGCCTGAAGGCGGTTTTGGAGAGACAGGCCTCCTACCGCTTCTACTCCAGCTCCCTTCTCATCATTTACGATGGGAaggacagcagggcagggatgtTTGTGGAGCGCCGGCCAGAGATGCGCCTGAAGCGGGTTGACAGCTCTCTCCCAGAGAGCCTTCAGGATGGTGGCAGCATGGAGCCCAGCTCCTCAGCCCAGCCTAAGGTGGACGTGCGTATGATTGACTTTGCACATAGCACGTTCAAAGGCTTTCGCGATGACCCCACTGTGCATGACGGACCTGACATGGGTTATGTGTTCGGGCTGGAAAGCCTTATCAACATCATGGAACAGATGCGTGAGGAAAACCAGTAG
- the IP6K1 gene encoding inositol hexakisphosphate kinase 1 isoform X3: MLCPPQHLGRLCLTFSSLAMFAEGLNGRKYTPQPTSCSFVLHFLWVAELPLLLPTVHSGVVSVCFEGDSDGYINLVAYPYVENEALEQDDMPERDQPRRKHSRRSLHRSSSGTEHKEEKPGLASDSTESSIQEMKSPRVDLHIHSDVPFQMLDGNSGLSSEKISYNPWSLRCHKQQLSRMRSESKDRKLYKFLLLENVVHHFKLPCVLDLKMGTRQHGDDASEEKAARQMKKCEQSTSATLGVRVCGMQVYQLDTGHYLCRNKYYGRGLSIEGFRNALYQYLHNGIELRKDLFEPVLAKLRSLKAVLERQASYRFYSSSLLIIYDGKDSRAGMFVERRPEMRLKRVDSSLPESLQDGGSMEPSSSAQPKVDVRMIDFAHSTFKGFRDDPTVHDGPDMGYVFGLESLINIMEQMREENQ; this comes from the exons ATGCTTTGCCCCCCTCAACATCTTGGTAGACTGTGCTTGACTTTCTCCAGTTTGGCGATGTTTGCTGAAGGACTGAACGGAAGGAAATACACCCCTCAGCCTACCAGCTGCTCTTTTGTCCTTCATTTCCTGTGGGTGGCAGagcttcccctgctgctgccgaCTGTTCACTCAG GTGTGGTATCTGTCTGTTTTGAGGGGGACAGTGACGGCTACATTAACCTGGTGGCCTATCCCTACGTGGAGAATGAGGCTCTGGAGCAGGATGATATGCCAGAGAGGGACCAGCCACGACGCAAGCACTCACGTCGGAGCCTTCACAGATCAAGCAGCGGCACCGAGCACAAGGAGGAAAAGCCTGGCCTGGCCAGTGACAGCACTGAAAG CAGCATCCAGGAAATGAAGAGTCCCAGGGTGGACTTGCACATCCATTCAGATGTTCCATTTCAGATGTTGGACGGGAACAGCGGTCTGAGCTCTGAAAAGATCAGCTATAACCCCTGGAGCCTGCGCTGTCataagcagcagctgagccgCATGCGATCAGAGTCCAAGGACCGAAAACTCTACA AGTTCCTTTTGCTGGAGAACGTGGTGCATCACTTCAAACTTCCCTGTGTACTTGATCTGAAGATGGGGACCAGGCAGCATGGAGATGATGCATCTGAGGAGAAGGCCGCTCGGCAGATGAAGAAGTGTGAACAGAGCACTTCGGCCACCTTGGGTGTGCGCGTGTGTGGGATGCAG GTCTATCAGCTGGATACAGGGCATTACTTATGCAGGAATAAATACTATGGACGCGGTCTTTCCATTGAGGGCTTCCGCAATGCCCTCTACCAGTATCTCCACAATGGCATTGAGCTGCGCAAGGACCTCTTTGAGCCTGTCCTCGCCAAACTGCGAAGCCTGAAGGCGGTTTTGGAGAGACAGGCCTCCTACCGCTTCTACTCCAGCTCCCTTCTCATCATTTACGATGGGAaggacagcagggcagggatgtTTGTGGAGCGCCGGCCAGAGATGCGCCTGAAGCGGGTTGACAGCTCTCTCCCAGAGAGCCTTCAGGATGGTGGCAGCATGGAGCCCAGCTCCTCAGCCCAGCCTAAGGTGGACGTGCGTATGATTGACTTTGCACATAGCACGTTCAAAGGCTTTCGCGATGACCCCACTGTGCATGACGGACCTGACATGGGTTATGTGTTCGGGCTGGAAAGCCTTATCAACATCATGGAACAGATGCGTGAGGAAAACCAGTAG
- the IP6K1 gene encoding inositol hexakisphosphate kinase 1 isoform X4, translating to MFAEGLNGRKYTPQPTSCSFVLHFLWVAELPLLLPTVHSGVVSVCFEGDSDGYINLVAYPYVENEALEQDDMPERDQPRRKHSRRSLHRSSSGTEHKEEKPGLASDSTESSIQEMKSPRVDLHIHSDVPFQMLDGNSGLSSEKISYNPWSLRCHKQQLSRMRSESKDRKLYKFLLLENVVHHFKLPCVLDLKMGTRQHGDDASEEKAARQMKKCEQSTSATLGVRVCGMQVYQLDTGHYLCRNKYYGRGLSIEGFRNALYQYLHNGIELRKDLFEPVLAKLRSLKAVLERQASYRFYSSSLLIIYDGKDSRAGMFVERRPEMRLKRVDSSLPESLQDGGSMEPSSSAQPKVDVRMIDFAHSTFKGFRDDPTVHDGPDMGYVFGLESLINIMEQMREENQ from the exons ATGTTTGCTGAAGGACTGAACGGAAGGAAATACACCCCTCAGCCTACCAGCTGCTCTTTTGTCCTTCATTTCCTGTGGGTGGCAGagcttcccctgctgctgccgaCTGTTCACTCAG GTGTGGTATCTGTCTGTTTTGAGGGGGACAGTGACGGCTACATTAACCTGGTGGCCTATCCCTACGTGGAGAATGAGGCTCTGGAGCAGGATGATATGCCAGAGAGGGACCAGCCACGACGCAAGCACTCACGTCGGAGCCTTCACAGATCAAGCAGCGGCACCGAGCACAAGGAGGAAAAGCCTGGCCTGGCCAGTGACAGCACTGAAAG CAGCATCCAGGAAATGAAGAGTCCCAGGGTGGACTTGCACATCCATTCAGATGTTCCATTTCAGATGTTGGACGGGAACAGCGGTCTGAGCTCTGAAAAGATCAGCTATAACCCCTGGAGCCTGCGCTGTCataagcagcagctgagccgCATGCGATCAGAGTCCAAGGACCGAAAACTCTACA AGTTCCTTTTGCTGGAGAACGTGGTGCATCACTTCAAACTTCCCTGTGTACTTGATCTGAAGATGGGGACCAGGCAGCATGGAGATGATGCATCTGAGGAGAAGGCCGCTCGGCAGATGAAGAAGTGTGAACAGAGCACTTCGGCCACCTTGGGTGTGCGCGTGTGTGGGATGCAG GTCTATCAGCTGGATACAGGGCATTACTTATGCAGGAATAAATACTATGGACGCGGTCTTTCCATTGAGGGCTTCCGCAATGCCCTCTACCAGTATCTCCACAATGGCATTGAGCTGCGCAAGGACCTCTTTGAGCCTGTCCTCGCCAAACTGCGAAGCCTGAAGGCGGTTTTGGAGAGACAGGCCTCCTACCGCTTCTACTCCAGCTCCCTTCTCATCATTTACGATGGGAaggacagcagggcagggatgtTTGTGGAGCGCCGGCCAGAGATGCGCCTGAAGCGGGTTGACAGCTCTCTCCCAGAGAGCCTTCAGGATGGTGGCAGCATGGAGCCCAGCTCCTCAGCCCAGCCTAAGGTGGACGTGCGTATGATTGACTTTGCACATAGCACGTTCAAAGGCTTTCGCGATGACCCCACTGTGCATGACGGACCTGACATGGGTTATGTGTTCGGGCTGGAAAGCCTTATCAACATCATGGAACAGATGCGTGAGGAAAACCAGTAG
- the IP6K1 gene encoding inositol hexakisphosphate kinase 1 isoform X1 → MCVCQTMEVGKYGKNATRSGDRGVLLEPFIHQVGGHSSMMRYDDHTVCKPLITREQRFYESLPPEMKEFTPEYKGVVSVCFEGDSDGYINLVAYPYVENEALEQDDMPERDQPRRKHSRRSLHRSSSGTEHKEEKPGLASDSTESSIQEMKSPRVDLHIHSDVPFQMLDGNSGLSSEKISYNPWSLRCHKQQLSRMRSESKDRKLYKFLLLENVVHHFKLPCVLDLKMGTRQHGDDASEEKAARQMKKCEQSTSATLGVRVCGMQVYQLDTGHYLCRNKYYGRGLSIEGFRNALYQYLHNGIELRKDLFEPVLAKLRSLKAVLERQASYRFYSSSLLIIYDGKDSRAGMFVERRPEMRLKRVDSSLPESLQDGGSMEPSSSAQPKVDVRMIDFAHSTFKGFRDDPTVHDGPDMGYVFGLESLINIMEQMREENQ, encoded by the exons ATGTGTGTTTGTCAAACCATGGAAGTGGGCAAGTATGGCAAGAATGCCACTCGATCCGGAGACCGGGGGGTCCTGCTGGAGCCTTTCATTCACCAGGTGGGCGGCCACAGCAGCATGATGCGCTATGACGACCACACTGTCTGCAAGCCCCTCATTACCAGAGAACAGCGCTTCTATGAATCTCTGCCCCCAGAAATGAAGGAGTTCACACCTGAGTACAAAG GTGTGGTATCTGTCTGTTTTGAGGGGGACAGTGACGGCTACATTAACCTGGTGGCCTATCCCTACGTGGAGAATGAGGCTCTGGAGCAGGATGATATGCCAGAGAGGGACCAGCCACGACGCAAGCACTCACGTCGGAGCCTTCACAGATCAAGCAGCGGCACCGAGCACAAGGAGGAAAAGCCTGGCCTGGCCAGTGACAGCACTGAAAG CAGCATCCAGGAAATGAAGAGTCCCAGGGTGGACTTGCACATCCATTCAGATGTTCCATTTCAGATGTTGGACGGGAACAGCGGTCTGAGCTCTGAAAAGATCAGCTATAACCCCTGGAGCCTGCGCTGTCataagcagcagctgagccgCATGCGATCAGAGTCCAAGGACCGAAAACTCTACA AGTTCCTTTTGCTGGAGAACGTGGTGCATCACTTCAAACTTCCCTGTGTACTTGATCTGAAGATGGGGACCAGGCAGCATGGAGATGATGCATCTGAGGAGAAGGCCGCTCGGCAGATGAAGAAGTGTGAACAGAGCACTTCGGCCACCTTGGGTGTGCGCGTGTGTGGGATGCAG GTCTATCAGCTGGATACAGGGCATTACTTATGCAGGAATAAATACTATGGACGCGGTCTTTCCATTGAGGGCTTCCGCAATGCCCTCTACCAGTATCTCCACAATGGCATTGAGCTGCGCAAGGACCTCTTTGAGCCTGTCCTCGCCAAACTGCGAAGCCTGAAGGCGGTTTTGGAGAGACAGGCCTCCTACCGCTTCTACTCCAGCTCCCTTCTCATCATTTACGATGGGAaggacagcagggcagggatgtTTGTGGAGCGCCGGCCAGAGATGCGCCTGAAGCGGGTTGACAGCTCTCTCCCAGAGAGCCTTCAGGATGGTGGCAGCATGGAGCCCAGCTCCTCAGCCCAGCCTAAGGTGGACGTGCGTATGATTGACTTTGCACATAGCACGTTCAAAGGCTTTCGCGATGACCCCACTGTGCATGACGGACCTGACATGGGTTATGTGTTCGGGCTGGAAAGCCTTATCAACATCATGGAACAGATGCGTGAGGAAAACCAGTAG
- the GMPPB gene encoding mannose-1-phosphate guanyltransferase beta, with amino-acid sequence MRALILVGGFGTRLRPLTLSRPKPLVEFCNKALLLHQLEALRQAGVSHVVLAVSYMSEALEAAMREQEQRLGIRISLSHEKEPLGTAGPLALARDLLAEGGEPFFVLNSDVICEFPFAALARFHRQHGGEGSLVVTRVEEPAKYGVVVSEADTGRICRFVEKPRVFVSNKINAGLYIFSPGILQRIQLRPTSIEKEIFPAMAQEGQLYAMELQGFWMDIGQPKDFLTGMCMYLQALRAQHPEKLHSGPGVVGNVLVDPSAKIGANCVIGPNVTIGAGVVVEDGVRIKRCTVLKGARIRSHSWLESCIVGWSCSVGQWVRMENVTVLGEDVIVNDELYLNGANVLPHKSIAESVPEPRIIM; translated from the exons aTGCGGGCGCTGATCCTGGTGGGCGGCTTCGGGACGCGGCTGCGGCCGCTGACCCTGAGCCGGCCGAAGCCGCTGGTGGAGTTCTGCAACAAggcgctgctgctgcaccagctggAGGCCCTCCGGCAG GCGGGGGTCAGCCATGTGGTGCTGGCGGTGAGCTACATGTCGGAGGCGCTGGAGGCCGCCATGCGGGAGCAGGAGCAGCGG CTCGGCATCCGCATCTCCCTGTCCCACGAGAAGGAGCCGCTGGGCACAG CGGGGCCGCTGGCGCTGGCACGGGACCTGCTGGCCGAGGGCGGGGAGCCCTTCTTTGTCCTCAACAGCGACGTGATCTGCGAGTTCCCCTTCGCGGCGCTGGCCCGTTTCCACCGGCAGCACGGCGGCGAGGGCTCACTGGTGGTGACCCGTGTGGAGGAGCCGGCCAAGTACGGTGTGGTGGTGAGCGAGGCCGACACTGGACGCATCTGCCGCTTTGTGGAGAAGCCACGTGTCTTTGTGTCCAACAAGATCAATGCCGGGCTCTACATCTTCAGCCCTGGCATCCTGCAACGCATCCAG CTGCGCCCCACCTCCATCGAGAAGGAGATCTTCCCAGCCATGGCGCAGGAGGGGCAGCTCTATGCCATGGAGCTGCAAG GCTTCTGGATGGACATCGGGCAGCCAAAGGACTTCCTTACGGGCATGTGCATGTACCTGCAGGCGCTGCGGGCTCAGCACCCCGAGAAGTTGCACTCGGGGCCTGGTGTCGTAGGGAATGTGCTGGTG GACCCCAGCGCCAAGATCGGGGCAAACTGCGTCATTGGCCCCAACGTGACAATTGGGGCCGGCGTGGTGGTGGAGGATGGAGTGCGCATCAAACGCTGCACCGTGCTGAAGGGGGCCCGCATCCGCTCCCACTCCTGGCTGGAGTCCTGCATCgtgggctggagctgctccgTGGGGCAGTGG GTGCGCATGGAGAATGTGACAGTGCTGGGCGAGGATGTCATTGTCAACGACGAGCTCTACCTCAATGGGGCCAATGTGCTGCCACACAAGTCCATCGCCGAGTCTGTGCCAGAGCCGCGCATCATCATGTAG
- the AMIGO3 gene encoding amphoterin-induced protein 3 encodes MSPPVPADPLWLRVAKLLLLLQLCSHGCAPRTSPPPHSCPQACICTSDLLSCSRQMLQHVPRVLPPTATTLDLSHNALTQLHDRWLAALPHLEALYISHNQIKDLSPQAFHNASYLRHLDMSSNHLRAIETHYFDTLVSLEELLLYNNHIKRVDENAFTKLSGLRKVYLSWNNLTTFPFHSVHGLGNYSLRTLDLSSNSLSSIPVEELAALPENVRNGLYLHNNPIRCSCPLYLMLQRWKQRGFSSVKDFFEEHTCKVSDNVPRSLIKFLKYSHMFENCSAGPEDVHPLPFPVMVGQTVLLTCNTSLPATATTYMWISPHHEPIKHPGNRNRSLEVYRNGSLKIAVAKPWHSGVYVGLAINSPRNFSRLCEVNVTVHYPKPDGETFSTGLTTLLGCIVSLLLVLIYLYLTPCRCLSCCKKPAPLSPPQECSAQSSILSTTPPATDGPNRKVNSNKHVVFLEPIRETQNGKIRLALGEDFPDPKHPKVLQLKSDSDSVSSVFSDTPIVS; translated from the coding sequence ATGTCCCCGCCGGTGCCTGCAGACCCGCTCTGGCTGCGGGTGGcgaagctgctgctgctgctccagctgtgcagcCACGGCTGTGCGCCCCGCACCTCCCCGCCgccccacagctgcccccaggCCTGCATCTGCACCTCCGacctgctgagctgcagccggcagatgctgcagcatgTGCCCCGGGTGCTGCCACCCACCGCCACCACGCTGGACCTCAGCCACAACGCCCTCACCCAGCTCCACGACCGCTGGCTGGCTGCCCTCCCGCACCTCGAGGCCCTCTACATCAGCCACAACCAGATTAAGGACCTTTCTCCACAGGCTTTCCACAATGCCTCCTACCTGCGGCACCTTGACATGTCCTCCAACCACCTGCGTGCCATCGAGACACACTACTTCGACACGCTGGTGAGcttggaggagctgctgctctacAATAACCACATTAAGAGAGTGGATGAAAATGCCTTCACCAAGCTGAGCGGCCTGCGGAAAGTCTACCTGAGCTGGAACAACCTGACCACCTTCCCCTTCCACTCGGTGCATGGGCTGGGCAACTACAGCCTCCGCACGCTGGACCTCTCCTCCAACAGCCtgagcagcatccctgtggaGGAGCTGGCGGCTCTGCCCGAAAATGTCAGGAATGGCTTGTACCTGCACAACAACCCCATCAGGTGCAGCTGCCCGCTCTACCTGATGCTCCAGCGCTGGAAGCAGCGAGGTTTCAGCTCTGTGAAGGATTTCTTTGAGGAACACACCTGCAAGGTGTCTGACAATGTGCCCCGGTCCCTGATCAAGTTCCTCAAATACAGCCACATGTTTGAGAACTGCTCAGCGGGCCCTGAAGATGTGCACCCCTTGCCCTTCCCCGTGATGGTGGGCCAGACCGTCCTGCTCACCTGCAATACCAgcctgccagccacagccaccacctACATGTGGATCTCCCCTCACCACGAGCCCATCAAACACCCGGGGAACAGGAACCGCTCCTTGGAGGTCTACCGCAATGGCAGCCTGAAGATCGCAGTGGCCAAGCCCTGGCACTCAGGGGTCTACGTAGGCTTGGCCATCAACAGCCCCCGCAATTTCAGCAGGCTGTGTGAAGTCAACGTCACAGTTCACTACCCCAAGCCAGATGGGGAGACCTTCAGCACCGGCCTCACAACGCTGCTGGGGTGCATTGTGAGCCTGCTGCTTGTGCTCATATACTTGTACCTCACGCCCTGCCgctgcctgagctgctgcaagAAGCCAGCTCCTCTCAGCCCGCCACAGGAGTGCAGCGCCCAGTCCTCCATCCTCAGCACCACTCCCCCTGCCACGGATGGGCCAAACCGAAAGGTCAACTCCAACAAGCATGTGGTCTTCCTCGAGCCCATCAGGGAGACGCAGAATGGCAAGATCCGCCTAGCCCTCGGTGAGGACTTCCCTGACCCCAAGCACCCCAAGGTCCTGCAGCTCAAGTCAGACTCAGATTCAGTCAGCTCCGTCTTTTCAGACACCCCGATTGTGTCATAG
- the IP6K1 gene encoding inositol hexakisphosphate kinase 1 isoform X5, translating into MPERDQPRRKHSRRSLHRSSSGTEHKEEKPGLASDSTESSIQEMKSPRVDLHIHSDVPFQMLDGNSGLSSEKISYNPWSLRCHKQQLSRMRSESKDRKLYKFLLLENVVHHFKLPCVLDLKMGTRQHGDDASEEKAARQMKKCEQSTSATLGVRVCGMQVYQLDTGHYLCRNKYYGRGLSIEGFRNALYQYLHNGIELRKDLFEPVLAKLRSLKAVLERQASYRFYSSSLLIIYDGKDSRAGMFVERRPEMRLKRVDSSLPESLQDGGSMEPSSSAQPKVDVRMIDFAHSTFKGFRDDPTVHDGPDMGYVFGLESLINIMEQMREENQ; encoded by the exons ATGCCAGAGAGGGACCAGCCACGACGCAAGCACTCACGTCGGAGCCTTCACAGATCAAGCAGCGGCACCGAGCACAAGGAGGAAAAGCCTGGCCTGGCCAGTGACAGCACTGAAAG CAGCATCCAGGAAATGAAGAGTCCCAGGGTGGACTTGCACATCCATTCAGATGTTCCATTTCAGATGTTGGACGGGAACAGCGGTCTGAGCTCTGAAAAGATCAGCTATAACCCCTGGAGCCTGCGCTGTCataagcagcagctgagccgCATGCGATCAGAGTCCAAGGACCGAAAACTCTACA AGTTCCTTTTGCTGGAGAACGTGGTGCATCACTTCAAACTTCCCTGTGTACTTGATCTGAAGATGGGGACCAGGCAGCATGGAGATGATGCATCTGAGGAGAAGGCCGCTCGGCAGATGAAGAAGTGTGAACAGAGCACTTCGGCCACCTTGGGTGTGCGCGTGTGTGGGATGCAG GTCTATCAGCTGGATACAGGGCATTACTTATGCAGGAATAAATACTATGGACGCGGTCTTTCCATTGAGGGCTTCCGCAATGCCCTCTACCAGTATCTCCACAATGGCATTGAGCTGCGCAAGGACCTCTTTGAGCCTGTCCTCGCCAAACTGCGAAGCCTGAAGGCGGTTTTGGAGAGACAGGCCTCCTACCGCTTCTACTCCAGCTCCCTTCTCATCATTTACGATGGGAaggacagcagggcagggatgtTTGTGGAGCGCCGGCCAGAGATGCGCCTGAAGCGGGTTGACAGCTCTCTCCCAGAGAGCCTTCAGGATGGTGGCAGCATGGAGCCCAGCTCCTCAGCCCAGCCTAAGGTGGACGTGCGTATGATTGACTTTGCACATAGCACGTTCAAAGGCTTTCGCGATGACCCCACTGTGCATGACGGACCTGACATGGGTTATGTGTTCGGGCTGGAAAGCCTTATCAACATCATGGAACAGATGCGTGAGGAAAACCAGTAG